Within the Desulfitibacter alkalitolerans DSM 16504 genome, the region CCGTGGATCTTTGAGCCAAGCCTAATAAATGCCTGGTAGCCTCACTCCTCATGCTCAAGTCTGATTTATCTATGAGCTCTTTATATTCCATGGCTTTAATTGCATTACTATTAATAATTTCTAGAGGACTTGTAAAATCATACTGGGCACCAGCATCTATTCCATAATCCATATAATGATTAACTACCCAATCTTCATATTCCCTATGTCCATGTAATAGCCTGCCAAATACATGCTGTGGTACGCACATATCCTGAATTATGTGCAAAACAGCTCCAATATAAAAGAAAAAGTTGCTGGTGGCTTTTTTCTTGTATGCATCCAAGGCCTGGTCAAAATAGTTTATGAGTTCAGTATCTGCTCCTGTTAATC harbors:
- a CDS encoding zinc dependent phospholipase C family protein, which produces MNTLPKHDASICLVHAFCNYQAIKILKNDTNTYVADIVKDFLGTINRGNSWSDQGFKNIHHFYNPKSKKGILGLTGADTELINYFDQALDAYKKKATSNFFFYIGAVLHIIQDMCVPQHVFGRLLHGHREYEDWVVNHYMDYGIDAGAQYDFTSPLEIINSNAIKAMEYKELIDKSDLSMRSEATRHLLGLAQRSTASFLYLCRNKIQELTNK